The genomic interval ctatttttaaattatagcttTAAGTTAAAGTTTGCCTCATAAAATTTACAATGAAAAGATATTGACCTATTTTTCTATTTGTAAAAATGGTAGCATTATGatctaaagttttaaaattttcatcaaCACTTTCTAAACTTTAGCAAAAACACACGAATTAATCTctctttatatttcaaaaaatcatggAGATCTAAACCTGTGAACAGAGAAATGTTTATTcccaaaattaaatatttttcttcaaagtCCCTATGCCTGCATAAGCTGATgtcatggagagagagagagagagagatttgaggttaaagaaaaaaaaggatgATGGCAGAAAAAAGTTCACCCTTCAAAGATTACGACTGTTGAAAGGCAGCTCTCCGCCCTAAACTAAACATACTAGGAAAAGTCCATATCAATatacttaaaatatatatatatatatatatatatatatatatataaatgaacaGAGTAAACACAAAAGTAATGTGATAAAACTGTTGGTTGGGTCAAATGAAAAATCTAACTTTGAAGATACGGGAAGGATTCGGTGTGATATTTGGTCGGATCTGAGCATCTCCCTCCCTTTCCCTCTGGATTTCCATATCTACACTCCCCCCCATGTGCCCCCACCCCCTCTTTAATTTCTCTCCGCCTCTCATCATAATTCATAttcttttatatgtatatatatattcaacccTTCCGTCTTCCACCTACCTCTCTctctgtttcttcttcttcttcttcttcttcttcttcttctcctgctTCTGGTGCATCATCGAGCTCTGCACACAATGGATGTGGCTGCAGATATCCAATTCCATGTTCTTGCTGTTGATGACAGCCTCACTGACAGAAAGCTCATTGAGAAGCTCCTCAAGACCTCTTCTTTTCAAGGTTTAATAAATGTTTTATGCATATgcttgtacacacacacacacatacatacatacatatatatatatatatatcacacacgcacacgcacacgcacacacatagatatatatatatatatatatatagcttgtaTTCGAATTGGGTATCCCTTTGTTCtagttgtttttgttttgtttttctaatCTTCCATGGATGGGGATGCAGTCACTGCAGTGGATTCAGGAAGCAAGGCTTTGGAATTTCTGGGCTTGCAAGAAGATGAGCGTGCAAATTCAGACTCTCCCTCTGTTTCTCCACACCATCAGGTATTTATGATTCTTTTAACTGAAATTTTCTGAttggcttctctctctctctccccccccccccccctttctggGTGTTATGATTTTCATCTTTTCTTGTAAATAAAATTTTCAGGAAATGGCAGTGAATTTGATCATCACAGATTACAGTATGCCTGGTATGACAGGCTATGAGCTTCTCAGAAAGATTAAGGTGTGTTTGCTTGTTcatctgctttttttttttttttcctgtaatTTCATTCACACATTTCCTTTGATCTAATCTAATCTCCAATCCCGAAGGCAAaccctttatttatttaattaccaGATCTGAGTTCCAAACATTTTGTCTGATCTTCttttcttaaaaaagaaaaagaaaaagatttttgtGTTGGGTTTATTCAACTCACTACATAATTTCATGCAAAAGGAGACTAAAATTTTAAGTCATCTGATTTTCAGGAATCTAACTCAATGAAAGACATACCAGTTGTGATCATGTCTTCAGAGAACATCCCCTCAAGGATTAACAGGTCAGAAAAttaacttgaatttgaatttatgtgaatttggaTTAAGTATAATAgaaaattatattgagtttcgtcaaaatctgttcaaataaaaaatattcaaatcaaAATTCAGGATTTCGGCTTATAGTGTAATGGGTATGGTGCAGATGCTTGGAAGAGGGTGCAGAAGAGTTCTTCTTGAAGCCAGTTCAACTATCAGATATGGACAAACTTCGACCCTATCTGTCAAAGGAAAGTGCTGAGGATCACCAATCCAGGAAGAACAAAAGGAAGTGCACAGAAGAAAATCTTTCAAATGACAGAACAAGAATCAGATACCGTGATCTGCAAGTGGCCTGATCTTTAATTTTACAAGTGCAAAATAGGAGTGACATACTAATTTATTTAATTCTTCCTCTTCTTTCATTGTTAGAATTTTCATTCttttttgggtattttttttCTTCAGCTTAATTTTGGAGGCCTATTAGAATTGTAAATACAGAGAGAAAGGGAGGGAGGACAGAGGGGGtgctaatcctaaaccctaaatctgtaATGCAAGACTTTTGCAagtgccaaaaaaaaaatttccaaagggAATTCATGTTCAATTTTGTATTCTGCAGAGGCCAAGCAAATTGCATTTGTAATTACaccatttattttcattttttgtcaTTAAAAATTAGTTTGACACCTAATTCATTTAGGTAGTGTTTTGATAGATTTTGgggttttgattttgatttatatGTTACACAAATTTAAGgcttgaaatttatatttttatatgacagattaatatatttttaaaaataattatgaatttaGTAGATAAAAAAAGAGTTTTAAAAAAGAAATCTATGAAAATGagcttttgaaaaaaattgataaaaaattatttgaactGATTTAGATTGCTATGAAAATTGATTGGCCATTGAGAAAACAactattaaaaagaaaagaaattgataaaaaattacaaattttcTAACATATTCAAAATGATCAAAAAATAATTGTCATTTTTTGAGTTGGTGTAAATCATGCATGAATAATTTCATAACAtatgaaaacaaaaaattaagaaacCCATTTTTTGTgggaaaataatcaatttatgtattttgaaaattttaactacaaaaaaatttgaaactcTAAAAATTCAACGGTCTAA from Malania oleifera isolate guangnan ecotype guangnan chromosome 9, ASM2987363v1, whole genome shotgun sequence carries:
- the LOC131164606 gene encoding two-component response regulator ORR9-like; this encodes MDVAADIQFHVLAVDDSLTDRKLIEKLLKTSSFQVTAVDSGSKALEFLGLQEDERANSDSPSVSPHHQEMAVNLIITDYSMPGMTGYELLRKIKESNSMKDIPVVIMSSENIPSRINRCLEEGAEEFFLKPVQLSDMDKLRPYLSKESAEDHQSRKNKRKCTEENLSNDRTRIRYRDLQVA